A stretch of DNA from Pseudobacteriovorax antillogorgiicola:
AGGCCTATATCCGCGAACTGGTCCAAAAAGAAGAATCTAAAAGGCATAGCTACGAGCAGCTGGAAAAGATGGTATATCCTCATCAAATCGAGCGTATTAAGAATGGAGAGTCCTTAGAAAACACCATGCCATGTGAGAAGAGGAACGCTTTCGTGATTGCCTTTGATATCATAAATAGCACCAACCTTCGTCATCAAAATAAACGAGAGATCTTTAGTGAGTTTTTTGCCCATTGTCACAAGATTATGATGGCAGACTATCGTAAAGATCAGTTACAAGCCCGAGCCTATCGGATCAAGGAGCTGGGCGACGGCTTTCTTTGCTCTGTGGGATTTCCCTTTTGTGTGCCTGATGGTCTAAACCCTGGGGATGTGGCCTTCCAACTCATTCAAGCTTTCTTTCACGAATTCGATCAGCTTATGGCGCGGAATGGTTTGCATGGTGAGAGTCTTTGCTCTGCGGCGATCACATTCGGTGAAGTGGAAGGGTTCTATCCTGTGTCTGGCGTTCTTGAGTATGATCTTTTCGGGCGGCCAGTAATTCTGGCTAGTCGCTATGAAGCGATTCGGAAACGTTTTTTTAGAAATCAATTAGAAGGTCACATTCTAGTGGTTCAAACAGAAGCTTATCAAGAGTTCTCTCAAGATATTAAGCAAAGCCTCATTCGCTTCGATTTATCTCAAGGGGAAAAAATTCGCGATCACCAGGAAGCGACTTCTTTTTACTTTAAATTTATACAACCGACCCAGGCATTACGCTCGATCTCCTAATAAAGGGAGCAAAACCATACTTCCCTGCACCTGAAAATACTCGTCACTCTGCGATTTCTACTATTTCCTCGCACTTTTTAGCCAAGCCTTGTCTCATGGGTTTGTCTCCCCTGGCACTCATCAACAATTGATCAAATGAAAGAAGTCTAAGGCGTTATGCTCCACTAGAGGCTAAAAGTGCGAAACGATACAAGTCTATTGAAAAAAATTGAATCTGAAAATTCCTTATTTTAACGATCATGCAGCTATGTTAGACATCTCCAAAACTTTTAAAGGTCTCTAGCAAACTTTGATAAACGGAATACTCGGGTCTGTTTCAATACTGACTATCAGTTCCCCAGCTTAGGTAGAGAGTTTATAGTTGGAGTTCTACTAGCTCAATGAGCAAAGGAGCAATGGCAGCAAATAATAGTTGTCTGGTAGTTTGTGAGGTGAGCGGCTCGGATATCTTGTAACATTGTTTGCCCTACTCAAGAAAAAGGGAGTTACTAATGAGGATGATGCTAAAGCAATGGTTTCTTGTAGCTTCGATAGCAGGCAGCTATCCAGCCAAGGCTGAAACCACAGGTCTTTGGGATACCAATGTCAACTATGAGCGTACCTTTCAATGCCCCGAAGCAGAAATGATCTCACCAGAAAGTGCCGAAGAAGTCCAGATTATCGTAGGCAGGGCTTTAGTCAGTGGTCGCAAAGTGATGGCTGGGACCAAAAACTTTAATAGCCAGATCGATGCAGCATGCGCTGGCAACCATCAAATTCAAATTACCACTGAGCGACTCAATCGGATTCTGATGATCGATGAAAAAAAACAAGTGGCAAAGGTTCAATCTGGAGTGCGACTCCATGAACTGAATCGTGCGCTACACGAAAAGGGGCTTGCCATCAATATGGTTGCCGAAGGGGGGTTTTTCTCTATCGGAGGGATGCTAGGAAGTGGCACTCACGGTTCAACACTGACCCAGGGAGCAAGCCTTTCAGACTATCTTATCAATGTCACTATGGTGGATGGCCGCGGTAGTATTCGGACTATTGAGGGGCAAGAGCTTGAAGCTGTAAAAGTGAACCTGGGTGTTCTCGGTGTGGTTGTTGACGCAACGCTTCGCGTAGAACCCTTAAAGAAGGTCAAGGCTACGATTGAAAAGGGCAAAGATGACGAAGTTGCAGCAGTGATGAAACGTTTGGCTGAAAACCACTATTCTGCAAATGTTGCTTGGTTCCCAGGACTGCAAGAATACACAGCGACTTTGTATGACTTTGTTCCAAATGATACCCCTGGAAAAGGGGAAAATAATCAAGCTGAACTTCCTGATTGGATGATCAAAGCTTTTAAAACAGCCTATCAGTTTTCAGTGCAACCAAACCGACCAATTGCTGAATGTGCCTTAGCCCAGTTTAGAAAGACTCTACGATCGAAAAGCTATTTTTATGACAATGGCAAGTGGCAGAAAAATCCAGTTGGTTGGTCCGACCAAATGCAATATTTTAAGTGTAACAAGAATGGAACTTGCCCCTGGGATATTCTGCCCATGGTTATCCAGGGATACGCGATTGCCATGGATCAGCTGCCAGAGTGGGTTGCCGATGTAAAAAAGATCATCGATCAACATAGTACATTTTTGAATCGAGTTTGTTTTCCATTAAATGGAATTTACTTTCGGTTTGGTGAGGCGAGTGATGCTTGGATTGCCCCGAGTTATGGTCGTACTAGCGTATTCATCGACCTTGAATACTTTATGAATACTCGCGGGATGACGGATGATGGTGAAGTGGTCGAGGTGCCTGCCCTTCCCAAAAATTTTCATGTTTTGCAAGAAATTGAGCAGCTGACTCTCCAGAAATATCATGCAAGGCCTCACTGGGGCAAGAATCAAGCCGCAGCGTTCTATGGTGTAGGTCAGGGTCACTACGAAAAATGGCAGGATTTTATCGCCTATAAGAACAAGGTTGACCCCTTGAACACATTCTCGAATCCCTGGTGGCAAAGGATTCTCGATAAAGAAAGCCCTCAAATATACCGGTTCCCAAGCTGCGCTCGGGATGGCAATTGCATCTGTGAGACAGACAGCGACTGCGGTGGCGATCTGTCCTGTGTTTCGGGTAAAGTCTGGAAGAAAGCCCGTATTTGCCAAAAAATATAGGGATTCTCGGGGGCAACAGCCCCATTGGTGATGACAATTTCGTCCCGCATTCGGCCAATTTGCTATGGAAGACGTCGTAGGAGTGAATCTAGAATGTGGCTGTTTAAGCCGCATTTTAATCATGTTGAGAGTCCAGTGGCATAAGGTTGGCTTCATCGAACAAACTCAATATGGATGACCCTGCGAGATCTCCATAGCTAACTTGGGTCAATGGGACGGTGCAGAGAGAAAACGATCCTGATTCCAGCTACATCTAATGCCTTCTTTCAACCTTCCCATCTCTCCAATTGACATAAATAAAATTCTTTCATTGCCTTGTTTAGCCCTGTTAAGTGGCAGCAAATTTTGTTTGATTCAAATTGGGGTGTACAATACTCTTTAAAAGTGAAATCTGATTTCTCGCCTCTACCTTTTCACGATCCGCAGCACCTAGGGATCAATTTGTAGCTAGCTTTTTACTGGCTTTGAGCCTGCTTATGGTGTATCCCAGATTCTATGGATATGTGATCAAATGAGGGGAATAACGCATGAACAAATATTTCGCCGTCGCCTGTGCGCTAGGTATCTTATCAAGTTCTACAGCACTAGCAAGCCTTCCAGAGCTTCATAAAAAGCCGAAAACCATTGAGTTACAAGGAGACAAAGGTGGCTTGGTTAAAGATGAAAGTTCTTGGTCTAGCCATAGTTTGCAGAACAAAACCCATCTGCTTGTCTACGTAGATCCCGACGAGTCAGAAATGAATGAAGCTCTGACCCAGCGCTTGAAAAGCGAGAATTTCAACCCGAATGCGTTCAGTTCAGTGGCTATTATCAACATGGCCGCTACTTGGAAACCTAACTTTGCTATACAAAATGTACTGGAAAAGAAACAAAAAGAGTACCCCAATACCCTATATGTTATGGACAAAGACAAAGTCCTAGTAAAAGAGTGGGAGCTTCAAGATGATTCCTATGACGTTATACTGTTTGATCGCGATGGTAAGGTTATCTTCCGAAAGGATGGAGCTTTAAACAAAGATGAAATCGAGAAGGTCGTAAAACTCATTCGCTCCGAGCACGAGGGTGAAGAGCAGCGACAAGCTACTAAAGCTCAGGAGACAAGCAAAGGGTAGTAAGAGTGGGTCTGTGCATCCTCTAAGCAAGAGGATGGGGTAAGACCTGCAATTAAGCCCGAGATTTTGCCAACTAGACCTGGCCCCAAGTCTCCGCTAATGATTTTAGCGTAGGTTAAACTGTTTTTGTAGTTTTCGCAGAATCTAAATCAGCTCTAAATTCCACTCATCTCCCACCTTGTCGTTGCCCTCTCAATCACGCTCTGGTAGAACAAGCCGCTTACGGAGTGGAGGGCCTATGGCATTCAGGTTTCAACAGTTTACAGTGGAGCAAAATCGTTGTGGAATGAGAGTCTGCACCGATAGTAATATCTTCGGAGCGTGGATTGCGCCAAAGCTTGGCGCAAGAACGGCTCTTGATATCGGCACCGGTACTGGACTTTTGAGCTTGATGGTATGTCAGCGTTATTCCAAGTTGTATATTGACGGGCTTGAAATTGACGAGGAAGCGGCAAGTCAGGCACATGTTAACTCTGTTAGCAGCCCATGGGGAGATCGATTTAGAGTCAATCACGGGGATATCAATCAATGGAATGATATCCCGACTTTGAAGCAAAGCTACGATGTAATTTTTTGCAATCCACCATTCTTTGATAGGAGCCTGCTAAGTTTAGATGAAAAACGGCGCTTGGCAAGGCATGAACAGAGTCTGACCCTATATGATCTAATGGAAATCTTAGATAAAAGGCTAGAATGTGATGGCGAAGGTTTCTTGCTACTCCCAGCGACTAGAGAAGATGATTTGATTCTAGCTTCTGCTGGTAAGAATCTATTCCTAAACCAGTTAGTGAAACTGAGATCTCGCTCAAACAAAGAGCCTCACCGAATCATGGTCCGTCTTAGCCGTGAGGAAGGGCGATTTTTAAAGAGCTGTGAAACCATCCTCGACGAGAACTCAGATTACACATCCTGGGTTCAAAGCCTTCTTCAAAACTATCTGCTTCGCTATCAGAAACATGTCTAGGCCGCTCAGCATTTTTGCCAAGCGGCGACCTGCACTTATTCAGCTAAGAACTTAAAGATATCTTGAAAATAGGGGACGCGAATTCGGTCGACTTCTATGAACAGTGAGTGAAATGAGTTTTCATATTGTACCAGCTTACAGCTAGGAGCTTCGGCACATACTTTTTCTTGGCCGCCTGGAAGAGCAAAATCGTCGTCTGAGGCTTGCAAAATAAGGAGTGGTGTCGAAATCTTCTTTATCTGCCAACTCTTAGTCATCCTTTTGGTGGCATCAAGGACCTCTTTCACCCAGTTATTTGAAGCCCCGGCTCGGCTCCCCCAACCTAAGGCTTTCATCTCTGCAATGTAGTAATCGACCCGTGCTTTAGAACGGGATTCATTGAAAGTATCGATTGTCCAGGTTTCCGGGTCGTTGGGGCCTTCTCCTGGAGCCCATTTTTCTCCAAGTCCAATAAGGACAGCACTACCAACAATTCCGCGGGCAATTAACTTGGGATAAGGGTCAGTTGGAATCTCATGCATGGGGGCGCTGAGTACTGCTTTTGCCACTTTCGGGTTTGGCTCTCCTTGGAGATAGGTGGTAACAACTGCGCCGCCCATGGAGTGACCGAACAAGTAGATTTTATCAAAGTCGCGACTGGCAAGCTCGACCACTTGAGAGAAGTCTTTCACATAGTTGTCCCAGCGATCCACATGACCAACATCTGGGTTTTTTGCTATCAGATCGGAGGCACCATGACCACGATGGTCGTAGGCGAAAATAGAGTATCCCGCCTGGTAGAAGTCGTAGATTGTTTCTTTGTATCGGTTAATATTCTCGACAAAGCCATGGGCCATGACAATGGCTTTGTCCCCGTCTTGTAGGAAGGTTCGAAGTCTCAGAGAGAGCCCTTTCTCTCCAGTAATCCATTGCTCATCACCAGATTCAAAAAATGGTTCGAGTTCTTGCTCAGCAAAGCCAGAAAACTCTGTTTCACGATTCAGGTCTTCTGTAGCTGGAATGGTAGCACCAAAGGCCAAGGTGGGCGAGAGGTAGGCGAGTAAGGAAGCATACTGAACTGACTTAAACATAAAAACCTCATTTGGTAGGGGGTTCTCTTCAGTTGTTTGAAAAAGCGAACAGAAGATAACGAAGTGGCGTACGCAATTCAAGGAAAATCCTAACTTAGAGGCCTTCGCGGGCGTAGGTTTTCCCTATCCCTCTGTTTCTCAATTTATTTTTTCTCAAGTTTTCCAAAAAAAAGACGATAGTGATATTGATAATGATTTTCATTATATGTATACTGCAGCTCGATCAATTGGAGGGGACCCATGCAACACGCAGTATTAATTATGCTTTTAATGGCTCCGGGGATTGCCCTAGCCATGGAAAATATGACGATTATCGACCGAAGGCTCGAAAATTTTTCAGAAACCAGAACCAAGACAATGATCATAAGTCGTGATGAGATCGAGTTGAGTGGGGCGACCAACCTCTCGGGCTTGATGGAAAGCTATCCAGGTTTTCGAGTGATGGATGGCCATCGAGGCAAAACTCTGACTCTATATGGAGTGGGAGGGAAGTATATCAAGATCATGATTAATGGGGTGCCCCTATTGGGTCGACTTAATGGTGAATATGATATCAGTAGGATCAAGCTTGATCGTGTCGAGCGTATCGAGATTATCAAAGGCCCAAGCTCATCTCTTCATGGTTCAGATGCTATGGCTGGAACCATAAATATCATCACTCGTTGGGGAACTTTGAAGGAGGTCGAAGTAATGGCTCGTGGTGGGTCGCTCGGCGAACGTGGACTAAGTGCTCAAGCCGTCTATAACACCGATGACCAAGGGTTGCAGATTCAGGGTGATCGCTACATAAACCCTGGTTATGAACGCAATGACGATACGGGCACTTTGAAGACTCCGGACCTTGACGAAGTAGGGCTTGGTATTCAATTCTCACAGGACTTAGGGCGTTGGGGTGAAACCGTTTTCGTCAACCAATATCAGAATCGGCGGATTGGCATTACAGACGCTAATCCTATTAGCCGTGCGGTCATTGACCGGAGTAATGACATTCACCTCCTCTCATCCATGATTCAGCACACATATAATAACGATCGTACTGGTCAGGTTAAAGTTAAGGCGAGCTACGATCGATATGATGACGCTTATGAACTTGACCAACGAGGCGCTAATATCCTCGATACCAAAGAGGATACTTTAGAAACAAGCCAATCAGTGGGCCTAGCGTGGGATGAACAGATTTCTCATCACAGTTTATCAGCTGGCTTCGATCAAACCGAAACTAGCTTTGATTCAGATCGAGTTGCTGGTGACAGCAAAGAGAAATCCGTGACGGATCTTTATATCCAGGACGAGGTGAATTGGAGAAAGTTAACGGGCGTATTTGGCACTAGGCTAGAGAACGATGGTCAGTTTGGGCAACATCAAAGCAGTCATGGCTCTCTAGCCTACCAACTGACAGATCACCTTCAGCTCTCAGCAACCTATAGCGAAGGCTTCAGAGCCCCGAGTTTTAAGGAGCTGTATATGAACTTCGTCAATACATCTGTAGGCTATGAAGTGACAGGCAATCAAGATCTGGAGCCGGAAACATCTCAATACACATCTCTCAATCTAGAGGGGCAATGGACTCGCTTGCGCCTTGCCTTAACTGTTTTTCAAAATGACTTCGATAACTTAATTGTAACGACACTGAATTCAGAGTCCACTCCGATTAGCCCTATGTATCGCTATGAAAATATTCAAAAAGCTCGCTATCAGGGTTACAGTGCTGAATTACAGATTTACGGCAATCAGTACTATAGCATGAAAATGAGCCACAGTGAGATTGATTCCCGAGATCGTGAATTGGATCGTCAGATTCAAGATCGGCCCCGACATCGCAGCAAGCTTGCAGTTACCGTCCACCCTCATCAATCTCTAGACCTTTTGCTAAGTCTTAATCACTTCGGAAAACGAGTGTTCTATAGGGAGGCAGAAGATCTATGGCAAGACCCATACGTCAGCGGCCGATTGGCAATTCAATATAAGGTGAATCAAACTTGGCAGCTAGGATTGGTCGGTGACAATCTTCTCGATGAGGGTGATGCTCGGTACCTCCCTATCAAGCCTAGATCCTATAGTGTTTCGGTGAGGGCACGGTATTAGTGCCTTAACTATATTTTTGAATCGATTTTCAAATAATCTTTTGAGGCGTTGTGCCTACTACTGACCAACTTTGGGGGACCCGACTATGAAAATGATTGTGACTTTAGCGTTACCGCTACTTATTCTGCAAGGGTGTGGTGATTCAGGAGATGATAGCCAGGAGCAAACCATCAATGAAGCTACGGACTTAACCAGCAACGATAGCATAAGCATCGACGCTACTGCGGAAGATGCCTGGATTTACCTGGACTTAGACCAAGATACCCTTGCCGTAGATGAAGCGGGACCATGGGATATTGCGATTCAGAGATACCGTATCAAGCTTAACCAGGCTTCTACTCCACCCACTGCCGCAGCGATCCTAGAAGGAAGTATTGGTTCAGTTTCGAGCCCGGGCCGGGATGCATTTCAGGTTGATCAAGAGGCTGAGAAACCAGA
This window harbors:
- a CDS encoding FAD-binding protein: MRMMLKQWFLVASIAGSYPAKAETTGLWDTNVNYERTFQCPEAEMISPESAEEVQIIVGRALVSGRKVMAGTKNFNSQIDAACAGNHQIQITTERLNRILMIDEKKQVAKVQSGVRLHELNRALHEKGLAINMVAEGGFFSIGGMLGSGTHGSTLTQGASLSDYLINVTMVDGRGSIRTIEGQELEAVKVNLGVLGVVVDATLRVEPLKKVKATIEKGKDDEVAAVMKRLAENHYSANVAWFPGLQEYTATLYDFVPNDTPGKGENNQAELPDWMIKAFKTAYQFSVQPNRPIAECALAQFRKTLRSKSYFYDNGKWQKNPVGWSDQMQYFKCNKNGTCPWDILPMVIQGYAIAMDQLPEWVADVKKIIDQHSTFLNRVCFPLNGIYFRFGEASDAWIAPSYGRTSVFIDLEYFMNTRGMTDDGEVVEVPALPKNFHVLQEIEQLTLQKYHARPHWGKNQAAAFYGVGQGHYEKWQDFIAYKNKVDPLNTFSNPWWQRILDKESPQIYRFPSCARDGNCICETDSDCGGDLSCVSGKVWKKARICQKI
- a CDS encoding YtfJ family protein, which translates into the protein MNKYFAVACALGILSSSTALASLPELHKKPKTIELQGDKGGLVKDESSWSSHSLQNKTHLLVYVDPDESEMNEALTQRLKSENFNPNAFSSVAIINMAATWKPNFAIQNVLEKKQKEYPNTLYVMDKDKVLVKEWELQDDSYDVILFDRDGKVIFRKDGALNKDEIEKVVKLIRSEHEGEEQRQATKAQETSKG
- a CDS encoding tRNA1(Val) (adenine(37)-N6)-methyltransferase, which encodes MAFRFQQFTVEQNRCGMRVCTDSNIFGAWIAPKLGARTALDIGTGTGLLSLMVCQRYSKLYIDGLEIDEEAASQAHVNSVSSPWGDRFRVNHGDINQWNDIPTLKQSYDVIFCNPPFFDRSLLSLDEKRRLARHEQSLTLYDLMEILDKRLECDGEGFLLLPATREDDLILASAGKNLFLNQLVKLRSRSNKEPHRIMVRLSREEGRFLKSCETILDENSDYTSWVQSLLQNYLLRYQKHV
- a CDS encoding alpha/beta fold hydrolase → MFKSVQYASLLAYLSPTLAFGATIPATEDLNRETEFSGFAEQELEPFFESGDEQWITGEKGLSLRLRTFLQDGDKAIVMAHGFVENINRYKETIYDFYQAGYSIFAYDHRGHGASDLIAKNPDVGHVDRWDNYVKDFSQVVELASRDFDKIYLFGHSMGGAVVTTYLQGEPNPKVAKAVLSAPMHEIPTDPYPKLIARGIVGSAVLIGLGEKWAPGEGPNDPETWTIDTFNESRSKARVDYYIAEMKALGWGSRAGASNNWVKEVLDATKRMTKSWQIKKISTPLLILQASDDDFALPGGQEKVCAEAPSCKLVQYENSFHSLFIEVDRIRVPYFQDIFKFLAE
- a CDS encoding TonB-dependent receptor plug domain-containing protein; this translates as MQHAVLIMLLMAPGIALAMENMTIIDRRLENFSETRTKTMIISRDEIELSGATNLSGLMESYPGFRVMDGHRGKTLTLYGVGGKYIKIMINGVPLLGRLNGEYDISRIKLDRVERIEIIKGPSSSLHGSDAMAGTINIITRWGTLKEVEVMARGGSLGERGLSAQAVYNTDDQGLQIQGDRYINPGYERNDDTGTLKTPDLDEVGLGIQFSQDLGRWGETVFVNQYQNRRIGITDANPISRAVIDRSNDIHLLSSMIQHTYNNDRTGQVKVKASYDRYDDAYELDQRGANILDTKEDTLETSQSVGLAWDEQISHHSLSAGFDQTETSFDSDRVAGDSKEKSVTDLYIQDEVNWRKLTGVFGTRLENDGQFGQHQSSHGSLAYQLTDHLQLSATYSEGFRAPSFKELYMNFVNTSVGYEVTGNQDLEPETSQYTSLNLEGQWTRLRLALTVFQNDFDNLIVTTLNSESTPISPMYRYENIQKARYQGYSAELQIYGNQYYSMKMSHSEIDSRDRELDRQIQDRPRHRSKLAVTVHPHQSLDLLLSLNHFGKRVFYREAEDLWQDPYVSGRLAIQYKVNQTWQLGLVGDNLLDEGDARYLPIKPRSYSVSVRARY
- a CDS encoding HmuY family protein, producing MKMIVTLALPLLILQGCGDSGDDSQEQTINEATDLTSNDSISIDATAEDAWIYLDLDQDTLAVDEAGPWDIAIQRYRIKLNQASTPPTAAAILEGSIGSVSSPGRDAFQVDQEAEKPEDGYVFNGEDAWYDYDINSHVLTPKPSRVYVVYTTDHQLYGMSFLGYYDNVGTPAHVSFQIQKIEP